The Chthoniobacterales bacterium genome includes a window with the following:
- a CDS encoding nucleoside monophosphate kinase — MSKYQTYLIFGAPGSGKGTQGRALGTVPGYYHMACGDVFRSLDLRTPLGKQFLEYSSRGELVPDDVTIKLWKARIDQSVETHEFHPDHDFLVLDGIPRNVHQAQMLEDTIRVRRICHLSCPDRPKLVERLKRRALRDNRFDDANEEVIRHRLETYDNESRPLLEYYGPDRILHIDATQSPVDVLASILEMLVQDRRNHFGEEGFSAVT, encoded by the coding sequence ATGAGCAAATATCAAACCTACTTGATTTTCGGCGCGCCCGGCAGCGGCAAGGGCACGCAAGGTCGGGCGCTCGGCACGGTGCCCGGCTATTATCACATGGCCTGCGGAGACGTGTTCCGGTCCCTCGACCTCCGCACGCCGCTGGGCAAACAATTCCTCGAATATTCGAGCCGGGGCGAACTGGTTCCCGACGACGTGACGATCAAGCTCTGGAAGGCGCGCATCGACCAGAGCGTCGAAACGCATGAGTTTCATCCGGACCACGATTTTCTCGTGCTCGACGGAATCCCGCGCAATGTGCATCAGGCGCAGATGCTGGAAGACACCATCCGGGTGCGCCGTATTTGCCATCTTTCGTGCCCCGACCGGCCCAAGCTTGTCGAGCGCCTGAAGCGCCGCGCGTTGCGCGACAACCGCTTCGACGACGCCAACGAGGAAGTCATCCGCCACCGCCTCGAGACCTACGACAACGAATCGCGGCCTCTGCTCGAGTATTACGGGCCGGACCGGATCCTGCACATCGATGCCACGCAATCGCCCGTGGATGTCCTCGCGAGTATTTTGGAAATGCTCGTGCAGGACCGCCGCAACCACTTCGGCGAGGAGGGGTTCAGCGCGGTGACATGA
- a CDS encoding EVE domain-containing protein, which yields MSATGGSGPTVKHWLVKQEPDSYPWEQFVRDGQTAWTGVRNFQARNNLRSMRKGDEVFYYHSVTGKCVMGTARVAREAYPDPTAKDGDWSCVDLEQAKAFGTPVTLAQIKCEPGLRDIGLVRQSRLSVVPLTSSEAALLRRLGGVS from the coding sequence ATGTCTGCCACAGGAGGCTCTGGCCCGACCGTGAAGCACTGGCTCGTCAAGCAGGAGCCGGACTCCTACCCGTGGGAGCAGTTTGTCCGCGACGGACAGACGGCGTGGACCGGCGTGAGGAATTTTCAGGCCCGCAACAATTTGCGCAGCATGCGAAAAGGGGACGAAGTGTTCTATTACCACAGTGTGACCGGTAAGTGCGTGATGGGGACGGCCCGCGTGGCGCGCGAGGCTTACCCCGACCCGACGGCCAAGGATGGCGATTGGTCGTGTGTCGACCTCGAGCAGGCCAAGGCATTCGGCACACCCGTTACCCTGGCGCAGATCAAGTGCGAGCCCGGTCTGCGGGACATCGGTCTGGTGCGGCAATCGCGACTCAGTGTTGTCCCGCTCACGTCATCAGAGGCTGCTCTTTTGCGCCGGTTGGGAGGCGTTTCGTGA
- a CDS encoding alpha-amylase, translated as MRARSAGHRSGAAIATQCCPAHVIRGCSFAPVGRRFVRFLAFPCAVLLAAAPAGRAFAPKPDPKAWQAEAVWYQIFPERFRNGDPDNDPVRDSLGGKEWLPSSWQTRAWTSDWYARDAWEQARGEDFYWTVGERRYGGDIQGIIDKLDYLRDLGINAIYLNPVFWSGSHHKYDTWSYHHVDPWFGPDPEGDVKLIEKETEDPATWQWTAADKLFLEMVRQAHDRGMRVVIDGVFNHSGAGFFAFRDLRENQQASRFKEWFIIETWDDPGTPQNEFRWHGWHGITEMPEFAEAWSGDRGDLVPGVKSYIMAVTRRWMQPDGDVSRGVDGWRLDVAWMVPPAFWRDWNALVHEINPSAVTITEVWKDAHKTTKEGDFDATMNYEGFAMPVKGWLFDHALKPSAFAAWLDRTRAFWPSATALRLQNLLDSHDTPRAGSAAFDGRPGKKYINPDEFDLAVGGIVSPKNNRDYLWQKPDDRAWKLVRMAVTLQMAYVGTPFIYYGGEAGMWGANDPDCRKPMVWDDLVYDDEFTAPDGRRVARNQVKFDRSLHAFFKAAIALRRNTPVLNAGEFRWLLADDAASTLAFERTGGPARALVIFNRGETGQTVRLEAPPGWPDGPVHACFVSDGGSATVRKADGSLFAEMAPLTAAVFLP; from the coding sequence GTGCGAGCCCGGTCTGCGGGACATCGGTCTGGTGCGGCAATCGCGACTCAGTGTTGTCCCGCTCACGTCATCAGAGGCTGCTCTTTTGCGCCGGTTGGGAGGCGTTTCGTGAGATTCCTCGCGTTCCCTTGCGCCGTCCTGCTTGCCGCTGCGCCGGCAGGCCGTGCATTCGCGCCCAAGCCCGACCCGAAGGCATGGCAGGCCGAGGCGGTCTGGTATCAGATTTTTCCCGAGCGCTTTCGCAATGGTGATCCCGACAATGATCCCGTGCGCGACAGCCTTGGCGGCAAAGAATGGCTGCCGTCGTCCTGGCAGACGAGGGCATGGACCTCCGATTGGTATGCGCGCGACGCGTGGGAGCAGGCTCGCGGGGAGGATTTTTACTGGACGGTCGGCGAGCGCCGCTACGGGGGTGACATCCAGGGAATCATCGACAAGCTGGATTACCTGCGCGACCTCGGCATCAACGCGATTTATCTCAACCCCGTTTTCTGGTCGGGTTCGCACCACAAATACGACACGTGGAGCTATCACCACGTCGATCCATGGTTCGGTCCCGACCCCGAGGGCGACGTGAAGTTGATCGAAAAGGAGACCGAAGACCCCGCGACATGGCAGTGGACCGCGGCGGACAAACTCTTCCTCGAAATGGTGCGGCAAGCGCACGACCGCGGGATGCGGGTGGTCATCGACGGAGTGTTCAACCACTCGGGCGCCGGTTTTTTCGCCTTCCGCGACCTGCGAGAAAATCAGCAGGCCTCGCGATTCAAAGAATGGTTCATCATCGAAACATGGGATGATCCGGGAACGCCGCAGAACGAATTCCGCTGGCACGGTTGGCACGGCATCACCGAGATGCCGGAGTTCGCCGAGGCATGGAGCGGAGACCGTGGCGACCTTGTTCCCGGGGTGAAAAGCTACATCATGGCCGTCACCCGACGCTGGATGCAGCCGGATGGCGACGTCTCGCGGGGGGTGGATGGTTGGCGCCTCGATGTCGCTTGGATGGTGCCGCCGGCCTTCTGGCGGGATTGGAACGCCTTGGTGCACGAAATCAATCCTTCGGCCGTCACTATAACGGAGGTTTGGAAAGATGCGCACAAGACCACGAAGGAAGGGGATTTCGATGCAACGATGAATTACGAGGGATTTGCCATGCCGGTGAAGGGGTGGCTGTTCGACCATGCGCTCAAGCCTTCGGCCTTCGCCGCGTGGCTGGATCGCACGCGTGCTTTCTGGCCGTCAGCCACGGCGCTGCGTTTGCAGAACCTGCTCGATTCGCATGACACACCGCGCGCGGGATCGGCGGCCTTCGACGGACGCCCCGGAAAAAAATACATCAACCCCGACGAATTCGACTTGGCGGTGGGCGGAATCGTCTCGCCGAAAAACAACCGCGATTACCTCTGGCAGAAGCCCGACGATCGCGCGTGGAAATTGGTGCGTATGGCCGTGACCCTTCAGATGGCCTACGTGGGGACGCCTTTCATCTACTACGGTGGCGAAGCGGGGATGTGGGGCGCGAACGACCCCGACTGCCGGAAGCCGATGGTGTGGGACGATCTGGTCTACGACGACGAGTTCACGGCCCCGGATGGACGGCGCGTTGCGCGAAATCAGGTCAAATTCGATCGCAGCCTGCACGCGTTTTTCAAAGCGGCCATCGCGCTCCGTCGCAACACGCCGGTCCTGAATGCCGGAGAATTTCGCTGGCTGCTTGCCGATGATGCGGCCAGCACGCTGGCATTCGAGCGCACCGGAGGGCCGGCGCGTGCTCTCGTCATTTTCAACCGCGGCGAAACCGGGCAAACCGTGCGGCTCGAGGCGCCTCCCGGATGGCCGGACGGCCCGGTGCATGCGTGCTTTGTTTCCGACGGCGGATCGGCCACCGTTCGAAAAGCCGATGGTTCGCTGTTTGCCGAGATGGCGCCACTGACCGCCGCGGTTTTCCTGCCATGA
- the tmk gene encoding dTMP kinase, whose product MRRGLFVTFEGSEGCGKSTQIARLAEWIASRGLEPVITREPGGTPAGDEIRHLLQHAPQGHGLSAEAELLLFAASRAQLVRELIRPALDKGRVVISDRFHDSTTVYQGVARRLDPGMVTTINDFAVGGTVPDVTFVLDMDERKAFERLAKRDRPADRMESEPPEFYRAVREGYLRVAGQEPSRFAVLDASAPEENIAAQIRDTLLERFHGFFAR is encoded by the coding sequence ATGAGACGAGGCCTATTTGTCACTTTCGAGGGATCCGAGGGATGCGGAAAATCGACCCAGATCGCGCGATTGGCGGAGTGGATCGCTTCGCGGGGCCTGGAGCCGGTCATCACGCGTGAGCCCGGGGGCACGCCCGCCGGCGACGAGATCCGCCACCTTCTCCAGCACGCCCCGCAAGGCCACGGACTTTCAGCGGAGGCGGAACTGCTGCTCTTCGCCGCCAGCCGCGCCCAGCTTGTGCGCGAGCTGATACGACCGGCATTGGACAAAGGTCGCGTTGTGATCAGCGACAGGTTTCACGACTCGACCACGGTTTACCAAGGTGTCGCGCGACGCCTCGATCCCGGCATGGTGACAACGATCAATGATTTCGCTGTCGGCGGCACCGTCCCGGACGTCACGTTCGTGCTGGACATGGACGAGCGGAAGGCGTTCGAGCGCTTGGCCAAGCGTGACCGGCCAGCCGACCGGATGGAGAGTGAACCCCCCGAGTTTTATCGCGCCGTGCGCGAGGGTTACCTGCGCGTCGCGGGACAAGAACCCTCGCGCTTCGCCGTCCTCGACGCCTCGGCGCCCGAGGAAAATATCGCCGCGCAAATCCGCGACACCCTGCTTGAACGCTTCCATGGCTTTTTTGCCCGCTGA
- a CDS encoding hydroxyacid dehydrogenase yields the protein MKIVFVETEDDEQPFFAESLADHEVEFVETLQEVPADAEIVSVFVNSRVGADFFRRHPKVKLVASRSSATDHLDAAAAAKRGVVLAHIPDYGAATVAEHTFALILGVARKLRHCLSAGHRGRGTSERLRGMELQGKTLGVVGAGRVGLQVIRIAQGFGLKCLAYDMNPDPDAARELGFEYVTLDKLLRSSDVITLHVPLTRRTRQMLNVKRLARCKPGVILINTARGALVDIDALLSGLDSGRIGGIGIDVLEDDKAFNRDPAHAIGAQIVQKIHAMSTPGGDSSKRDERLRELRGIMRNKQLLGHDNVFFTPHVGFNSVEAIERINLGTVENIKGFISGCLPQEALARP from the coding sequence ATGAAAATTGTTTTTGTCGAGACCGAGGACGACGAGCAGCCTTTTTTTGCCGAAAGCCTCGCGGATCACGAGGTCGAATTCGTGGAAACGCTTCAGGAAGTGCCGGCGGATGCCGAGATCGTCTCGGTCTTCGTCAACTCGCGCGTCGGGGCCGACTTTTTCCGCAGGCATCCGAAGGTCAAGTTGGTGGCATCACGCTCCTCGGCGACGGATCATTTGGACGCGGCTGCGGCCGCCAAACGGGGTGTTGTCCTGGCGCATATCCCCGATTACGGGGCCGCAACGGTGGCCGAGCACACTTTCGCCCTCATCCTCGGCGTGGCACGCAAGCTGCGTCATTGCCTCTCGGCCGGGCATCGCGGTCGCGGCACCTCGGAACGGTTGCGCGGCATGGAACTGCAGGGCAAGACGCTCGGGGTGGTCGGCGCGGGTCGCGTCGGTTTGCAAGTGATCCGGATCGCGCAGGGTTTCGGATTGAAGTGCCTCGCCTATGACATGAATCCGGATCCCGACGCGGCACGCGAGCTCGGCTTCGAGTATGTCACGCTCGACAAATTGTTGCGCTCGTCCGATGTCATCACCCTTCACGTCCCCTTGACCCGGCGGACCAGGCAAATGCTCAACGTGAAGCGTCTGGCAAGGTGCAAGCCTGGCGTCATTCTCATCAACACCGCGCGCGGTGCCCTGGTCGATATCGACGCACTGCTCTCGGGTTTGGACAGCGGGCGAATAGGCGGCATCGGCATCGACGTGCTGGAGGACGACAAGGCGTTCAACCGCGACCCCGCGCATGCCATCGGCGCGCAAATCGTCCAGAAGATCCACGCCATGTCCACTCCGGGCGGCGATTCCTCGAAACGCGACGAGCGGTTGCGCGAATTGCGCGGTATCATGCGCAACAAGCAGTTGCTCGGTCACGACAACGTTTTCTTCACGCCCCACGTGGGCTTCAACAGCGTCGAAGCCATCGAGCGCATCAACCTTGGCACGGTGGAAAATATCAAAGGCTTCATCTCCGGATGTCTGCCACAGGAGGCTCTGGCCCGACCGTGA
- a CDS encoding type II/IV secretion system protein gives MQTDDQVLEVLLDQLRVTRQQVKDARENHPGASTVDALLEDGAIRPRDVHEAVAHINSLTFADLDDEATVQRVRELQKLIPGEVVRRHRLLPLQQTNHGLQVAIADPLNFEAFDTVPLVLKTEVEFLYADPERLDELIKDIYPRQTTLVAPGTEGEKGAAAGEDDAAVITLVQDFLEKAQEMRASDIHLEPVEEGFRVRFRIDGELEQYKMLPPSLQGAVVSRLKIMTETMSIDEKRMPQDGRIQCQVRGKPLDLRVSTIPTSQGESIVMRLLDQSTLSIKLPDLGFMSDDQEYFRSLIKLADGIILVTGPTGSGKTTTLYACLSEINNESRKIITVEDPIEYVMPGVNQVHVKSDIGMTFARALRSILRQAPNIIMIGEIRDLETAGIAINASLTGHLVLSTLHTNDAPSAVARLIDIGVKPYLVSSAVRAVMAQRLCRKLCSCKEPATLTEDEIATLHIDSDQLADMHICKPKGCERCRFTGYRGRLGIFEIFKVDDEMRQMINRMGETQDRSEQVSTVQLRRRAREQGMRTLREDGYQKVFAGLTTFDEVLAVTMGDSD, from the coding sequence GTGCAAACAGACGACCAAGTCCTCGAAGTTCTCCTCGACCAGTTGCGCGTGACCAGGCAGCAGGTGAAGGACGCGCGCGAAAACCATCCCGGTGCCTCCACCGTCGATGCCCTGCTCGAGGACGGCGCCATCCGCCCGAGGGACGTCCACGAAGCGGTCGCCCACATCAACAGCCTGACTTTTGCCGACCTTGACGACGAAGCAACGGTGCAACGCGTGCGCGAACTGCAGAAGCTGATCCCGGGTGAGGTCGTGCGCAGGCACCGCCTTCTCCCGTTGCAGCAGACCAACCACGGTCTCCAAGTCGCGATCGCCGACCCGCTGAATTTCGAGGCTTTCGACACCGTCCCCTTGGTCCTGAAGACCGAGGTCGAATTTCTCTATGCGGATCCCGAGCGGCTCGACGAGCTCATCAAGGACATCTACCCGCGGCAGACAACGCTCGTCGCGCCGGGCACAGAAGGGGAAAAAGGCGCTGCCGCCGGTGAGGACGACGCCGCAGTCATCACGCTCGTGCAGGACTTTCTGGAAAAGGCGCAGGAAATGCGCGCGAGCGACATTCACCTGGAGCCGGTGGAAGAAGGATTCCGCGTCAGATTCCGCATCGATGGCGAACTCGAGCAATACAAGATGCTCCCCCCCTCTCTTCAAGGGGCCGTGGTCAGCCGTCTGAAAATCATGACCGAGACCATGAGCATCGACGAAAAACGCATGCCCCAGGACGGCCGCATCCAGTGCCAGGTCCGCGGCAAGCCGCTCGACCTTCGTGTCTCCACCATTCCCACTTCGCAGGGCGAGTCCATCGTCATGCGCCTCCTCGACCAGAGCACGCTGTCCATCAAACTGCCCGACCTCGGGTTCATGAGCGACGATCAGGAATATTTCCGCAGTCTCATCAAGCTGGCTGACGGAATTATCCTCGTCACCGGCCCGACCGGTTCGGGCAAAACGACCACGCTCTATGCGTGCCTGTCGGAAATCAACAACGAGAGCCGGAAGATCATCACCGTCGAGGACCCGATCGAATACGTGATGCCGGGCGTCAACCAGGTGCACGTGAAATCCGACATCGGGATGACCTTCGCCCGTGCGCTTCGCTCCATTCTGCGCCAGGCCCCGAACATCATCATGATCGGTGAAATTCGCGACCTCGAAACGGCGGGCATTGCCATCAACGCCTCTCTCACCGGTCACCTTGTGCTGTCGACCCTGCACACCAACGACGCGCCGAGCGCGGTCGCGCGCCTTATCGACATCGGCGTCAAGCCCTACCTCGTTTCCAGCGCGGTCCGCGCGGTGATGGCCCAGCGTCTTTGCCGCAAATTGTGCTCGTGCAAGGAGCCCGCGACGTTGACCGAAGACGAAATTGCCACGCTCCATATCGACTCCGACCAGCTCGCGGACATGCACATTTGCAAGCCCAAGGGTTGCGAGCGCTGCCGCTTCACCGGCTACCGCGGACGCCTCGGAATTTTCGAGATTTTCAAGGTGGATGACGAAATGCGCCAGATGATCAACCGCATGGGGGAAACCCAGGACCGCTCCGAGCAGGTCAGCACGGTCCAATTGCGCAGGCGCGCGCGCGAACAGGGAATGCGGACGCTCCGCGAGGACGGATACCAGAAGGTTTTTGCCGGACTGACAACGTTCGACGAGGTGCTTGCCGTGACCATGGGGGACAGCGACTAA
- a CDS encoding methionyl-tRNA formyltransferase, whose protein sequence is MKIVFVASGDIAIPSFRWLLDAPGVEVAALVTQPDRPSGRGLKLKPSLLKQLAIDRGIPVLQPEKIRVATPELSTLQPDLLVVMAYGQILPQAVLDIPRLGALNLHASLLPRHRGASPVHAAILAGDSMSGVTVMWMDAGMDTGDILLARECVIGPEETAGSLHDKLAVLAPQALSAGLDLISRDDAPHIPQDAALATYAPKLGRGMGTVHWSMPAGEIALRIRGLHPWPGCTTEVVLDDGSRVLLKIHRAKIAAGAPEPCRLRFACGGGGVLELLEVQPAGGKRMTSDDFVRGHRVVRAL, encoded by the coding sequence ATGAAGATTGTTTTCGTCGCCAGCGGGGACATCGCGATTCCTTCATTCCGCTGGTTGCTCGATGCTCCCGGCGTCGAAGTTGCGGCGCTGGTGACGCAACCCGACCGTCCGTCCGGCCGCGGGTTGAAGCTCAAGCCATCTTTGCTCAAGCAGCTTGCGATCGACCGCGGTATACCGGTCCTCCAGCCGGAAAAAATACGCGTCGCAACGCCGGAGCTTTCCACATTGCAGCCGGATCTGCTGGTCGTCATGGCCTACGGTCAGATCCTGCCGCAGGCTGTCCTTGATATTCCCCGCCTCGGGGCGTTGAACCTTCATGCATCGCTTCTTCCGCGTCATCGCGGAGCTTCCCCTGTGCATGCGGCGATTCTCGCGGGGGACTCGATGAGCGGCGTCACCGTGATGTGGATGGATGCCGGAATGGACACCGGCGATATATTGCTCGCCCGCGAATGCGTCATCGGACCCGAGGAAACGGCAGGAAGTCTGCACGACAAGCTCGCAGTGCTGGCGCCGCAGGCTTTGTCCGCCGGCTTGGATTTGATCTCCCGCGACGATGCGCCGCACATTCCGCAAGATGCCGCTCTTGCCACCTATGCGCCCAAGCTCGGGCGGGGGATGGGGACGGTGCACTGGTCGATGCCGGCTGGCGAAATCGCCCTGCGCATCCGTGGTTTGCATCCGTGGCCCGGATGCACGACCGAAGTCGTGCTGGATGACGGAAGCCGGGTTCTATTGAAGATTCACCGCGCAAAGATCGCCGCCGGTGCTCCTGAGCCTTGCCGCCTTCGCTTCGCCTGTGGAGGAGGAGGGGTTCTCGAGCTGCTTGAGGTCCAACCCGCGGGAGGAAAGCGGATGACCTCAGACGACTTTGTGCGCGGTCACCGCGTAGTCCGTGCTCTCTGA
- a CDS encoding type II/IV secretion system protein, with the protein MDPHIVITTLVDQGVLAADQSDELLNTILQSGRPPEDYLVAEGIVDEHTFYHAIANSIGANYIDLSDFELPTNLRDTIPVGLARLHRALPIAEHEGALYVALSDPLDTEKVSELRFALNRDIHVSVAPVRRIEELITQYYESIDYATEGFSTVTQKELREKLSELSTKAAGPMTDEERSQYVTQIVDNLIDIGIKAKASDIHFEPFEEYMDVRMRVDGTLRSLLTKSDRKAYSSIARELISRIKVISNLNIAESRLPQDGRIQRSVLRDGKPFAIDLRVSTLPTQFGESVVLRILDRSAVQLDLDKLGVPERIKKTLRDMIKLPNGIIIVTGPTGSGKTTTLYACLREINEPNAKLLTAEDPVEYDIDGIMQVPVNEGIGLDFARVLRAFLRQDPDRILVGETRDLETAQIAIQASLTGHLVFTSLHTNDSTGAITRLLDMGVEPFLISASLELVVAQRLVRRICANCIESYEPSEDELMLLGLSPHEVGDKKFYKGKGCDECGDTGYKGRKGIFETLRLNDTLREMINQRVPGVVLRQKAIELGMRTLREEGLQAIFDGETSVEEILKYT; encoded by the coding sequence ATGGATCCGCATATCGTCATAACCACCCTCGTGGACCAGGGCGTCCTCGCCGCGGACCAGTCGGATGAACTGCTGAACACCATCCTGCAGAGCGGACGCCCGCCGGAAGACTACCTCGTCGCCGAAGGCATCGTTGATGAACACACTTTTTACCATGCGATCGCGAATTCCATCGGCGCGAATTACATCGATCTGAGCGATTTCGAGTTGCCAACCAACCTGCGCGACACAATTCCCGTGGGGTTGGCGCGCTTGCACCGTGCGTTGCCCATCGCAGAGCACGAGGGAGCGCTCTATGTGGCCCTGAGCGATCCGCTCGATACGGAAAAAGTCTCGGAGCTGCGCTTTGCCCTCAACCGCGACATCCACGTGAGCGTCGCGCCGGTGCGCCGCATCGAGGAGCTCATCACGCAGTATTACGAGTCAATCGACTACGCGACCGAGGGCTTCTCCACCGTCACGCAAAAGGAACTTCGCGAGAAGTTGAGCGAACTCTCGACCAAAGCCGCGGGGCCGATGACCGACGAGGAACGGAGCCAGTATGTCACGCAGATCGTGGACAACCTCATAGACATCGGCATCAAGGCCAAGGCGAGCGACATCCATTTCGAACCGTTCGAGGAATACATGGATGTCCGCATGCGCGTGGACGGAACCCTGCGCTCCCTGCTGACTAAGAGCGACCGAAAAGCTTACAGCTCTATCGCGAGGGAGCTGATCTCCCGCATCAAAGTCATTTCCAACCTCAACATCGCCGAAAGCCGGCTCCCTCAGGACGGCCGCATCCAGCGATCGGTCCTGCGCGACGGCAAGCCGTTCGCCATCGACCTCCGTGTATCCACGCTGCCCACGCAATTCGGCGAAAGCGTCGTGCTGCGTATCCTCGACCGCTCTGCGGTGCAACTGGACCTCGACAAGCTCGGCGTGCCGGAACGCATCAAGAAAACGCTACGCGACATGATCAAGCTGCCGAATGGCATCATCATCGTCACCGGCCCGACCGGATCGGGAAAAACCACCACACTCTACGCCTGCCTCCGCGAGATCAACGAGCCCAACGCCAAACTTCTCACGGCCGAGGATCCGGTCGAATACGACATCGACGGCATCATGCAGGTTCCGGTCAACGAGGGCATCGGACTGGATTTCGCGAGAGTCCTCCGCGCCTTCCTTCGCCAGGATCCCGACCGCATCCTCGTCGGTGAAACCCGCGACCTCGAGACGGCGCAGATCGCCATTCAAGCTTCGCTCACCGGCCACCTTGTCTTCACCTCGCTGCACACCAACGACTCGACCGGCGCCATCACCCGCCTGCTCGACATGGGCGTCGAACCGTTCCTTATTTCCGCGTCCCTCGAACTTGTCGTGGCCCAGCGCCTCGTCCGCCGCATCTGCGCGAACTGCATCGAGTCCTACGAACCGAGCGAGGATGAACTCATGCTCCTCGGCCTTTCGCCCCACGAGGTCGGCGACAAAAAATTCTACAAAGGCAAAGGCTGCGACGAATGTGGCGACACCGGCTACAAAGGCCGCAAAGGCATTTTCGAGACGCTGCGCCTGAACGACACGCTGCGCGAAATGATCAACCAGCGCGTGCCGGGCGTCGTTCTCCGCCAGAAAGCGATCGAACTCGGCATGCGCACCCTGCGCGAAGAAGGCCTGCAGGCCATCTTCGACGGCGAAACGAGCGTCGAGGAAATCCTCAAATACACTTAA
- a CDS encoding cytoplasmic protein, which translates to MSGQFESLRASSLYCRRCGQPMPVREKLLLVLPDKEIYDYLCTGCADSLGQREVTAGELIRARSRSMRPARRVLA; encoded by the coding sequence ATGAGCGGCCAGTTCGAGAGCCTGCGTGCGAGCAGTCTCTACTGCCGTCGTTGCGGGCAACCCATGCCGGTGCGCGAGAAGTTGCTCTTGGTCCTGCCGGACAAGGAGATCTACGACTACCTTTGCACCGGTTGCGCGGACTCGCTCGGCCAACGCGAAGTGACCGCCGGGGAGTTGATCCGCGCTCGTTCGCGGTCGATGCGTCCGGCGCGCCGCGTGCTGGCATGA
- a CDS encoding phosphatase PAP2 family protein, with amino-acid sequence MAGRPGACVLCFRRRIGHRSKSRWFAVCRDGATDRRGFPAMSAKSHHFWSAVLAVGFILVTIGGLLVWDAPVADSLRGGAVGPATAVARFLSRYGDFPFLLAGGIVCLAVALRQRRREWARILTAMILSGVLAGLATNVIKLAAGRVRPRAENIEMGWYGPRQGAEWVSLRHEFQAFPSSHASSAFGFFFPLFFSRRLIGSAGLIVSAAVAWSRVQLNAHHVSDVAVGALVGLLAALLVWEWIVRRGGLARWLGPA; translated from the coding sequence ATGGCCGGACGGCCCGGTGCATGCGTGCTTTGTTTCCGACGGCGGATCGGCCACCGTTCGAAAAGCCGATGGTTCGCTGTTTGCCGAGATGGCGCCACTGACCGCCGCGGTTTTCCTGCCATGAGCGCGAAATCTCATCATTTCTGGTCCGCCGTCCTTGCTGTGGGTTTTATTCTCGTGACCATCGGCGGTTTGCTGGTTTGGGACGCGCCGGTTGCGGATTCGCTGCGGGGTGGGGCGGTCGGGCCTGCGACAGCGGTTGCGCGTTTTCTTTCACGCTACGGCGATTTTCCCTTCCTTCTCGCCGGCGGAATCGTGTGTCTGGCCGTCGCCTTGAGGCAGCGACGCCGCGAGTGGGCGCGGATTCTCACCGCGATGATTCTTTCGGGAGTCCTCGCCGGTCTGGCGACCAATGTGATCAAACTTGCAGCGGGACGGGTGCGTCCGCGCGCCGAGAACATCGAGATGGGCTGGTATGGTCCGCGGCAGGGAGCCGAGTGGGTTTCGCTGAGGCACGAGTTCCAAGCTTTTCCCTCGTCGCACGCGTCGAGTGCGTTCGGCTTCTTTTTTCCACTGTTTTTCTCGCGCAGGCTGATCGGATCCGCGGGCCTGATTGTCTCGGCTGCAGTGGCTTGGTCGCGGGTTCAACTCAATGCCCACCACGTTTCGGATGTGGCGGTCGGAGCGCTCGTCGGCCTTCTCGCCGCCCTGCTCGTGTGGGAGTGGATTGTCCGCCGCGGCGGGTTGGCGCGCTGGCTCGGTCCGGCTTAA